The proteins below come from a single Tissierella sp. MB52-C2 genomic window:
- a CDS encoding DUF1653 domain-containing protein — protein MDNKNTRTIKPNTKYKHFKGKEYLVLHIAKHSETLEEMVVYQALYGEYGIWVRPLDMFLEKIEREGNVINRFEEIME, from the coding sequence ATGGACAATAAAAATACTAGAACAATCAAGCCTAATACAAAATATAAACATTTCAAAGGAAAAGAATATTTAGTCCTTCATATAGCAAAGCATTCAGAGACCTTAGAAGAAATGGTTGTATACCAAGCCCTATATGGAGAATATGGAATTTGGGTCAGACCATTAGATATGTTTTTAGAAAAGATAGAGCGGGAAGGGAATGTAATTAATCGGTTTGAAGAGATTATGGAATAA
- a CDS encoding class I SAM-dependent methyltransferase, whose protein sequence is MMSQKDFFNNMADTWDEICNHDMIKVEYILNLIDIKKGSHVLDVGTGTGVLIPSLFQRVTQSGCIKAIDLAEKMIEVAQRKNKYENVIFECVDVLESKEDEHIYDHIICYSMFPHFKCRKAEAVSRMAEKLKVGGNFTICHSQSRESINNLHRGVDEAVKEDNLPSMEIMRQYFLDAGLKVLKEVDSTDMFVIIGCK, encoded by the coding sequence ATGATGTCACAAAAAGACTTCTTTAATAATATGGCAGATACTTGGGATGAAATCTGTAATCATGACATGATAAAGGTAGAATATATATTGAATCTAATAGATATAAAGAAGGGTAGTCATGTCTTAGATGTGGGAACAGGAACTGGAGTATTGATCCCAAGTTTATTTCAAAGAGTAACTCAGTCAGGTTGCATTAAGGCAATTGATCTAGCTGAAAAAATGATTGAGGTTGCTCAGAGGAAAAACAAATATGAGAATGTCATCTTTGAATGTGTAGATGTACTCGAGAGTAAAGAGGATGAACACATCTATGACCATATTATCTGCTATTCTATGTTTCCTCATTTCAAATGTAGAAAGGCAGAGGCAGTTAGTAGGATGGCAGAAAAATTAAAAGTTGGTGGTAACTTCACTATTTGTCATTCTCAGAGCAGGGAGTCTATTAACAATCTTCATAGAGGAGTAGATGAAGCTGTAAAAGAAGACAATTTGCCATCAATGGAAATTATGAGACAATATTTTTTAGATGCTGGGTTGAAAGTTCTAAAGGAAGTAGATAGTACGGATATGTTTGTAATAATTGGATGCAAATAA
- a CDS encoding ECF transporter S component, protein MKNQRINNLVLSGIFIAMGLILPMIFHGFGGGGPVFLPMHIPVLIAGFFLELPFAIAVGILTPVLSSLLTGMPPLFPVLPYMALELAVYSAMVSLLYRKLKLNVYISLIISMICGRIAAGIAVWALITFFTVQLPSPVVFIQGAIIKGIPGIVIQLILIPIVVLSTNKFKSTAS, encoded by the coding sequence ATGAAAAATCAAAGAATAAATAATTTAGTATTATCAGGAATATTTATAGCTATGGGACTTATATTACCTATGATATTTCACGGGTTTGGGGGAGGGGGTCCAGTCTTTCTTCCAATGCATATTCCTGTATTAATTGCTGGTTTCTTTTTAGAATTGCCCTTTGCAATTGCTGTAGGTATATTGACTCCTGTTCTAAGTTCATTACTAACTGGAATGCCGCCACTTTTCCCAGTGCTACCATATATGGCTCTAGAATTGGCAGTTTATAGTGCGATGGTAAGTTTACTTTATAGAAAACTAAAACTTAATGTTTATATATCACTTATTATTAGTATGATATGCGGTAGAATAGCGGCTGGTATAGCTGTATGGGCATTGATAACATTCTTTACAGTACAACTTCCAAGTCCAGTTGTATTTATACAAGGTGCAATTATTAAAGGGATTCCAGGAATTGTAATACAATTAATCTTAATACCTATAGTTGTATTATCGACTAATAAGTTTAAGAGTACGGCATCATAG
- a CDS encoding hydrogenase maturation nickel metallochaperone HypA: protein MHELGVVIKVVKTVENFAKSNGVTNIDTIVLQIGQLSSMIPRYIEACYPAAVDGTTLENTKLEIEILPANGMCGNCRNVFNLVENKYCCPYCSGEDIEILSGKEFMIKEIVAY, encoded by the coding sequence TTGCATGAATTAGGTGTAGTTATTAAAGTAGTTAAAACAGTGGAAAACTTCGCTAAAAGCAATGGAGTAACAAATATAGATACTATAGTGCTTCAAATAGGACAATTATCTTCCATGATACCCAGATATATTGAAGCTTGTTATCCAGCGGCAGTTGATGGAACCACCCTTGAGAACACAAAGCTTGAAATAGAAATCTTACCAGCAAATGGAATGTGTGGAAACTGCCGCAATGTATTTAACTTAGTTGAGAATAAATATTGTTGCCCTTATTGTAGTGGAGAAGATATAGAGATTCTAAGTGGAAAAGAGTTTATGATTAAAGAAATTGTTGCATATTGA
- a CDS encoding FAD-dependent oxidoreductase, whose amino-acid sequence MGKPKVLDLANHIGRKKPNSKSAYNYNDPEYMILEPVVTDEMAEVGLCLEFRKPKSSKEVAALCGKSVEDAEKHLWELAVAGACFVNKIDGEDKYWLDTWVPGVMEMMVNNKENVKKYPQIAEAFEAYGRVRGPKTAGAFPVGKGLMRVIPIETAIDGETRRASYEEVSKYLNDSDIFSVSDCSCRTSREIMGEGCGHLKEDMCIQLGHAAEYYIRTGRGKQITKEEAFEIIERAEENGLMHQIPNLDGFGKTHAICNCCGCSCLSLRTAGMFLNNDMVRSNYISHIDEDKCVACGECVQVCPVNALKLGQKICAKTPIRQNQRIDFPSNTEWGSDKWNPDYRINRENVVDTGTSPCKTQCPAHISVQGYIKLASQGKYKEALELIKNENPFPAVCGRICPRKCESVCTRGDIDDPVAIDDIKKFIAEQDLNTANRYIPKVKHNYGKKIAVIGAGPSGLSCAYYLAIDGYKVTVFEKQHALGGMLTLGIPSYRLEKNVVNAEIDILKELGVEFKTGIEVGKDISLKELRQQGYKAFYLAIGAQSGRKLGIEGEDGEGVITGVDFLREVNLRKEVKLEGNVIVIGGGNVAIDVARTATRVGASKVDMFCLESREEMPALDEEVQEAESEDIVINNSWGPKRIITENGRVVAMEFKKCISVFDENKRFNPKYDEDNTITVKADHILLSIGQGIEWGNLLEDSKIELNPNKTIKADSFTLQTAESDVFAGGDAMTGPKFAIDAIALGKEAAISIHRFVQPGQSLVLGRDRRAYHALDKENLILEGYDNTPRQSTTHVDGAKAKTSFNDLRETLTEEQVKKETERCLSCGATTVDEYTCIGCGACTTRCKFDAISLIRKYDEENVSFEDLKPIIVKNMIKRKGRIVVHKVKKSMGIYTKHNM is encoded by the coding sequence ATGGGAAAGCCAAAAGTATTAGATTTAGCAAATCATATTGGTAGAAAGAAACCTAATTCAAAGTCAGCATATAACTATAATGACCCTGAATATATGATATTAGAACCAGTAGTTACGGATGAAATGGCAGAAGTAGGATTATGCCTAGAATTCAGAAAACCCAAAAGTTCAAAGGAAGTAGCAGCTTTATGTGGAAAATCTGTAGAAGATGCAGAAAAACATTTATGGGAATTAGCAGTTGCAGGTGCTTGTTTTGTAAATAAAATAGATGGAGAAGATAAATACTGGCTTGATACTTGGGTGCCGGGAGTTATGGAAATGATGGTAAACAATAAGGAAAACGTAAAAAAATATCCTCAAATAGCAGAAGCCTTTGAAGCCTACGGAAGAGTAAGAGGGCCAAAAACAGCGGGAGCATTTCCAGTGGGTAAAGGTTTAATGCGTGTTATTCCTATTGAAACAGCCATTGACGGTGAGACAAGAAGAGCATCTTATGAAGAAGTATCAAAATATTTAAATGACAGTGATATATTTTCAGTATCTGATTGCTCCTGTCGTACATCTAGGGAAATTATGGGAGAAGGATGCGGTCACTTAAAGGAGGATATGTGTATTCAATTAGGTCATGCGGCGGAATACTATATTCGTACAGGTAGAGGTAAGCAAATAACTAAAGAAGAAGCCTTCGAAATCATAGAAAGAGCAGAAGAAAATGGTTTGATGCATCAAATACCTAATTTAGATGGATTTGGAAAGACTCATGCAATATGTAATTGTTGCGGATGTAGCTGCCTATCTCTAAGGACTGCAGGGATGTTCCTAAATAATGATATGGTTAGATCAAATTATATATCTCATATTGATGAGGACAAATGTGTTGCCTGTGGAGAATGTGTTCAAGTTTGCCCTGTAAATGCATTAAAGTTAGGGCAAAAAATATGTGCTAAAACACCAATTAGACAAAATCAAAGGATAGATTTCCCATCTAATACAGAATGGGGTTCAGACAAATGGAATCCAGATTATCGTATAAATAGAGAAAATGTAGTGGATACTGGAACCAGCCCTTGTAAGACACAGTGTCCAGCCCATATTTCTGTGCAAGGCTATATTAAGTTAGCTTCTCAAGGTAAATATAAGGAAGCCCTTGAGCTGATAAAAAACGAAAATCCATTTCCTGCAGTATGTGGACGTATATGTCCAAGGAAATGTGAATCTGTATGTACTAGAGGAGATATAGATGATCCAGTAGCTATAGATGATATTAAAAAATTTATAGCAGAACAGGATTTAAACACGGCAAATCGTTATATACCAAAGGTTAAGCATAATTATGGGAAAAAAATAGCCGTTATAGGAGCAGGTCCTTCTGGCTTATCCTGTGCATATTATTTAGCTATTGATGGATACAAAGTAACAGTTTTCGAGAAACAACATGCTTTAGGTGGTATGCTTACTCTCGGGATTCCATCCTATAGATTGGAAAAAAATGTAGTAAATGCTGAGATTGACATCTTAAAGGAGTTAGGTGTAGAATTTAAGACAGGTATAGAGGTAGGAAAGGATATAAGCCTAAAGGAATTAAGACAACAAGGATACAAGGCATTTTATCTTGCAATAGGAGCACAATCAGGAAGAAAGTTAGGTATTGAAGGAGAAGATGGAGAAGGGGTCATTACAGGAGTTGATTTCCTTAGAGAAGTAAATCTAAGAAAAGAAGTAAAGCTTGAAGGAAATGTAATAGTCATAGGTGGGGGAAATGTTGCTATAGACGTAGCTAGAACAGCTACAAGAGTAGGAGCATCAAAGGTTGATATGTTCTGCCTAGAAAGTAGAGAAGAAATGCCAGCCTTAGATGAAGAAGTCCAAGAGGCAGAGTCAGAGGATATTGTAATCAATAATTCCTGGGGTCCTAAGAGAATTATTACGGAAAATGGCCGTGTAGTAGCTATGGAATTTAAAAAATGTATTTCAGTATTTGATGAGAATAAGAGGTTCAATCCTAAGTATGATGAAGATAATACTATTACAGTAAAAGCAGACCATATATTATTATCCATAGGACAAGGAATAGAATGGGGAAATCTATTGGAGGATTCTAAAATAGAGCTTAATCCAAATAAGACTATCAAAGCTGATTCTTTTACCCTTCAAACTGCTGAATCAGATGTATTTGCAGGTGGAGATGCTATGACAGGTCCTAAATTTGCCATAGATGCCATTGCCCTAGGAAAAGAAGCTGCAATTTCTATTCATCGTTTTGTTCAGCCGGGGCAAAGCTTAGTACTTGGTCGTGATAGAAGAGCATACCATGCCTTAGACAAAGAAAATCTAATACTTGAAGGATATGATAACACTCCAAGACAGAGCACAACTCATGTAGATGGAGCAAAGGCTAAGACTTCTTTTAACGACCTAAGAGAGACTCTTACAGAAGAACAAGTAAAGAAGGAAACCGAGAGATGCCTAAGCTGTGGAGCTACAACAGTAGATGAATATACCTGCATAGGATGCGGGGCATGTACCACAAGATGTAAATTTGATGCCATATCTCTTATAAGAAAGTATGATGAAGAAAATGTATCCTTCGAAGATCTTAAACCAATAATAGTCAAAAATATGATTAAGCGTAAGGGCAGAATAGTTGTTCATAAGGTAAAGAAATCTATGGGTATATATACTAAGCATAATATGTAG
- the hypB gene encoding hydrogenase nickel incorporation protein HypB translates to MEKFKVLEIKESIFEDNNQQANILRDELKKKGTFLLNLMSSPGSGKTTTVLRTIEALKSDMKIGVMEADIDSDVDAHAVAQTGTKVIQLHTGGMCHLDADMTRQGLDGLGTENLDFVILENVGNLVCPAEFDTGASKNVMILSVPEGDDKPLKYPLMFSIVDVLLINKIDTIDYFNFDLEAVKTRAKKLNPNIKIIPISAKTGEGIEEWANWIRNEVKSWQE, encoded by the coding sequence GTGGAAAAATTTAAGGTTTTAGAAATCAAGGAGAGCATTTTCGAAGATAATAATCAACAAGCGAATATCCTTAGGGATGAATTGAAAAAGAAAGGAACATTTCTGCTAAATCTCATGTCATCACCAGGATCTGGGAAGACAACCACAGTTTTAAGGACTATTGAAGCTTTGAAATCCGATATGAAAATTGGTGTTATGGAAGCAGACATAGACTCTGATGTAGATGCCCATGCAGTAGCTCAAACAGGTACAAAAGTTATCCAATTGCATACTGGAGGAATGTGTCACTTAGATGCTGATATGACAAGGCAAGGTCTAGATGGATTAGGAACAGAAAATCTTGACTTTGTAATACTGGAAAATGTAGGCAATCTTGTATGTCCAGCAGAATTCGATACAGGTGCATCTAAAAATGTTATGATATTAAGTGTACCAGAGGGTGATGATAAACCCCTTAAATATCCCTTGATGTTTTCAATTGTAGATGTTTTATTGATTAATAAAATAGATACTATAGATTATTTTAACTTTGATCTAGAGGCAGTGAAGACTCGTGCAAAGAAATTAAACCCAAATATAAAAATTATTCCTATTTCTGCAAAGACTGGAGAAGGAATTGAAGAATGGGCTAATTGGATTCGTAATGAAGTAAAAAGCTGGCAGGAATAA
- a CDS encoding DUF5692 family protein → MFFFEMLPWYNIIMWFVVLGILIGLNELSRISKRVSIFIFMVLPVILTIVWITRAPNEITSWFTWVKVYSALAGCLIYMVVRFTDYHKRHKWYLTLIPFILAINILEAVAREFQVGIAGFNGMVDGMYYISGGWNYLNAIAGILNILVISGWFGIYSTSGKRKDMVWPDQNLLYIIAYGVWNISYVYSCAPGNALYSGLALNLAPTIPALLWSKGTWMQNRAHTLFFWMSWVMTFPYFFATGSIFNVKVSYNPTANWTLAIISLGLNIILVAWQFYRIAKNGLNPLKDEIWKDSKISSKLESI, encoded by the coding sequence ATGTTCTTTTTTGAAATGCTTCCCTGGTATAACATAATTATGTGGTTTGTCGTTCTTGGTATTCTTATTGGATTAAATGAGCTTTCACGTATCAGTAAAAGAGTAAGTATTTTTATATTTATGGTTTTGCCAGTAATCCTTACTATAGTTTGGATCACTAGGGCTCCTAATGAAATCACATCTTGGTTTACTTGGGTCAAAGTGTATTCAGCACTAGCAGGTTGCCTTATTTATATGGTTGTTCGGTTTACAGACTACCATAAGAGACACAAATGGTATCTAACACTTATTCCCTTTATATTAGCTATAAATATATTGGAAGCCGTAGCACGAGAATTTCAAGTTGGTATAGCCGGCTTTAATGGAATGGTTGATGGAATGTATTATATATCTGGAGGGTGGAACTATTTAAATGCAATAGCTGGTATTTTAAATATTTTAGTGATTTCCGGCTGGTTTGGTATCTACTCAACTTCGGGTAAGCGTAAAGATATGGTATGGCCTGACCAAAATCTCCTCTATATTATAGCTTATGGAGTATGGAATATATCTTATGTATATTCCTGTGCACCTGGCAACGCTCTATACTCAGGACTAGCATTAAATCTTGCACCTACTATCCCTGCTCTTTTATGGTCAAAAGGAACTTGGATGCAAAACCGTGCACATACGCTATTTTTTTGGATGTCATGGGTCATGACATTCCCATATTTCTTTGCTACAGGAAGTATTTTTAATGTAAAGGTAAGCTACAACCCTACAGCTAACTGGACCCTAGCAATAATATCTTTAGGTCTTAATATAATATTGGTAGCTTGGCAATTCTACAGAATTGCTAAGAATGGTCTCAATCCTTTAAAGGACGAGATCTGGAAGGATTCAAAAATAAGTTCAAAGCTTGAATCTATATAA
- a CDS encoding FAD-dependent oxidoreductase, translating to MNREDCKVAVIGGGLSGLVIAEGLQKRGYKNITVFEKDERIGGKLYTIWHKEKSHELGAIFGLPSQPYLKALMKRLNIKADGPKLSRTNYNTDGQKIIPIPKEKLEDFVDELDRLPDVLEMYKSLKKSNIENIEPVLMLPFSKWCDIHGFRILKTIYTQYFTIFGLGNIDEVPALYVLRILNYDHLMSFMELPEFITWKNGVSSLIERLGKEIKDIRLGQKVIDISLSQRETLLVQTQFEILEFNRVIIAAPLDQFSNLHFWDQDMKQYLRGIRYQSFNVYAFIADKIPKGCGCILENLSSNRQGHITIWNSRWDEDDDEGMVMLYAYNPSDNSKVSALDIIKDDLLKLGIQNPRLYQAKSWQHCPYIDTCVLESGFYNKMESMQGKHNVFLAGEIMSTLSMENCIRYSIDLLNRFF from the coding sequence GTGAATAGGGAAGACTGTAAAGTTGCAGTAATTGGGGGAGGACTTTCAGGACTTGTTATAGCTGAAGGTCTACAGAAAAGGGGATATAAAAATATCACTGTTTTTGAAAAAGACGAGCGGATAGGTGGTAAATTATATACAATCTGGCATAAGGAAAAGTCCCACGAGCTTGGAGCAATCTTTGGTTTACCCTCTCAGCCATATCTTAAGGCTTTGATGAAACGGCTAAATATCAAAGCAGACGGACCAAAATTATCCCGTACCAATTACAATACTGACGGGCAGAAGATTATACCTATACCGAAGGAAAAATTGGAAGACTTTGTGGATGAACTAGATCGATTGCCAGATGTATTAGAGATGTATAAGTCCCTTAAAAAATCAAATATTGAAAATATTGAGCCTGTACTAATGCTTCCTTTTTCGAAATGGTGTGATATACATGGATTCCGGATTTTAAAGACCATCTACACCCAATATTTTACTATCTTTGGATTAGGTAATATTGATGAAGTACCAGCTCTATATGTACTCAGAATCTTAAACTACGATCATTTAATGTCCTTTATGGAGCTACCAGAGTTTATTACTTGGAAGAATGGAGTGTCTTCATTAATAGAACGACTAGGAAAGGAAATCAAAGACATTCGACTGGGTCAAAAAGTAATAGATATTTCTTTGTCTCAGCGAGAAACTCTATTAGTGCAAACCCAATTTGAAATACTTGAATTTAATCGAGTTATCATTGCTGCTCCCTTGGATCAATTTTCAAATCTTCATTTTTGGGATCAAGATATGAAACAGTATCTAAGGGGCATAAGATATCAATCTTTTAACGTCTATGCATTCATAGCCGATAAAATCCCTAAAGGCTGTGGCTGTATATTAGAAAACTTATCATCCAATCGTCAAGGACATATTACCATATGGAACTCTAGGTGGGATGAAGATGATGATGAAGGGATGGTGATGCTTTATGCATATAATCCCAGTGATAACTCTAAAGTATCTGCTTTAGATATTATTAAAGATGATTTGTTAAAACTAGGTATACAGAATCCAAGGCTTTATCAGGCTAAAAGTTGGCAGCATTGCCCCTATATAGATACTTGCGTCTTAGAAAGTGGATTCTATAATAAAATGGAATCCATGCAGGGTAAACACAATGTATTTTTAGCAGGTGAAATTATGAGTACACTTTCAATGGAAAACTGTATACGGTATTCTATAGATTTATTAAATCGTTTTTTCTAA
- a CDS encoding helix-turn-helix domain-containing protein, whose protein sequence is MKSKGFNAHNKYMILKYALKENNVSRTCELFGISRTTFYNWQRAYEKHGMIGLEIKEPQKPQMPNKVSKAIEQEILAYVGRYPADGPKRIYYELRAEGIDIGETGIYNVLRRNNLTRKDQRVQYSKNKASHVKTNRKDNKEILGLFNKQEVYPGYLVIQRIDFMGTFDGIGKIYQYSIYDTASKWVAVKLYNKKQDIDIWSYFERKLGYLLKLFNINIKNLATDRKKEFLPYFVKDNEYKEVIEELRINHIFIPPEDNVILEDMMSLNKFLVTEFYNKIPLNNELDSFVKVEHALNKFIREYNFYSVIPSGYNADKTPVEVVLERASQNNVDLDTLPLWIMALINYSRRGGKGE, encoded by the coding sequence ATGAAATCCAAAGGATTTAATGCACATAATAAATATATGATATTGAAATATGCATTGAAGGAGAATAACGTTTCTCGAACCTGTGAGTTGTTTGGAATTTCTAGGACAACCTTTTATAATTGGCAAAGAGCCTACGAGAAGCATGGCATGATTGGACTGGAAATAAAGGAGCCACAAAAGCCACAGATGCCCAATAAAGTTAGTAAGGCTATTGAGCAGGAAATATTAGCATATGTAGGAAGATATCCTGCTGATGGACCCAAAAGAATTTACTATGAGCTAAGAGCTGAAGGAATCGATATTGGAGAGACAGGTATTTATAATGTCTTGAGGCGAAACAATTTAACAAGAAAGGATCAGAGAGTACAATATTCTAAGAATAAAGCATCGCATGTAAAAACTAACCGAAAGGATAATAAGGAAATACTTGGGCTTTTTAATAAACAGGAGGTATATCCAGGATATTTAGTCATCCAACGGATTGACTTTATGGGAACCTTTGATGGGATTGGTAAAATATATCAATATAGTATCTACGATACTGCTTCAAAATGGGTAGCAGTAAAATTGTACAATAAAAAACAGGATATTGATATTTGGAGCTACTTTGAGCGTAAACTAGGTTATTTATTGAAGCTATTTAATATAAATATTAAAAATTTAGCCACCGATAGGAAAAAGGAGTTTTTGCCTTATTTTGTAAAGGATAATGAGTATAAGGAAGTTATAGAAGAACTTCGTATAAATCATATATTTATTCCTCCTGAAGATAATGTGATATTAGAGGATATGATGTCATTAAATAAGTTTTTGGTTACAGAATTCTACAACAAAATTCCTTTAAACAATGAGCTTGATTCTTTTGTAAAAGTTGAACATGCACTTAATAAATTTATAAGGGAGTATAATTTCTACAGTGTAATCCCAAGTGGGTACAATGCAGATAAAACACCTGTTGAGGTTGTACTTGAAAGGGCATCACAAAATAATGTAGATTTAGATACATTGCCACTTTGGATTATGGCACTGATAAACTATTCAAGGCGAGGTGGGAAAGGTGAATAG
- a CDS encoding transposase: MLRSYKTEINPTPEQKKKINQSIGVCRWLYNSYIAKNKELYQQYKDGIIDKKQAFMNANDFDKYINNEVKTLDEYQWINNCGSKARKKAICNAETAYKKFFNGEAKFPRFKKKNKQDVKIYFPKNNKTDWRIERHKIMIPSLKMVRLKEFGYIPTNAKVISGTVSRKADRYYVSVVVDVDEIEKQENTNEGVGIDLGLSQFVVCSDGLVKNNINKTARIKKLEKKLKREQRKLSRKYESLKIRNKNEKGGTVTRQNIQKQIIKVQKLHQKLINIRTDYINKTVDEIVGQKPSHITIEDLNVKGMMKNRHLSKAVASQKFYEFRKKLEHKCKLLGIELRIVDRFYPSSKLCHECGIIKKDLKLSDRVYICECGYSEDRDINASLNLRDAKIYKIA, encoded by the coding sequence TTGTTAAGATCATACAAAACAGAGATTAATCCAACTCCAGAACAAAAGAAAAAGATAAATCAAAGCATTGGTGTATGTAGATGGCTATATAACTCATACATAGCTAAAAATAAAGAATTATATCAACAGTATAAAGATGGAATAATTGATAAAAAACAAGCATTTATGAATGCCAATGACTTTGATAAATACATTAACAATGAAGTGAAAACATTAGATGAATATCAATGGATTAACAATTGTGGTTCTAAGGCTAGAAAGAAAGCTATATGTAATGCTGAAACTGCATATAAGAAATTTTTTAATGGTGAAGCAAAATTTCCTAGATTTAAAAAGAAAAATAAACAAGATGTAAAGATCTATTTTCCTAAAAATAATAAAACCGATTGGAGAATAGAAAGACATAAAATAATGATACCATCATTAAAAATGGTTAGATTAAAAGAATTTGGCTATATTCCAACAAATGCAAAAGTTATTAGTGGTACTGTATCAAGAAAAGCTGATAGATATTATGTATCGGTAGTTGTGGATGTAGACGAAATAGAAAAACAAGAAAATACAAATGAAGGAGTTGGAATTGATTTAGGACTAAGCCAATTTGTAGTTTGCAGTGACGGATTAGTTAAAAATAATATAAATAAAACTGCTAGAATTAAAAAGCTAGAAAAGAAGTTAAAGAGAGAGCAAAGAAAACTTTCGAGAAAATACGAAAGTTTAAAAATAAGAAATAAAAATGAAAAGGGGGGTACTGTTACTAGACAAAATATCCAAAAACAAATAATCAAGGTACAAAAACTTCATCAGAAATTAATCAATATTAGAACAGACTATATAAATAAAACAGTTGATGAAATAGTTGGGCAAAAACCAAGCCATATAACTATTGAAGACTTAAATGTAAAAGGTATGATGAAGAACAGACATCTCTCTAAAGCAGTTGCAAGTCAAAAGTTTTATGAGTTTAGAAAGAAACTTGAACACAAATGTAAACTGTTAGGGATTGAATTAAGAATAGTTGATAGATTTTATCCGAGTAGTAAATTATGTCACGAATGTGGAATTATCAAGAAGGACTTAAAGTTATCTGATAGAGTTTATATTTGTGAATGTGGTTATAGTGAGGATAGAGATATTAATGCAAGTCTTAATTTAAGAGATGCTAAAATCTATAAGATAGCATAA
- a CDS encoding flavin reductase: MTKFKEIRPEEFNYSPFKLIGKDWMLITGEKDGKTNTMTASWGGLGVMWNKNVAYIVIRPQRYTKEFIDNSDSFSLTFFDDSFRETLSYLGTKSGRDEDKIKKSNLTVAHDNNTPYFEEANIAIFCKKLFAQEYKPESFINQELNEKIYPNSDHHTLYIGEITKILIRE, from the coding sequence ATGACTAAATTTAAGGAAATTAGACCTGAAGAATTTAACTATAGCCCATTTAAACTAATTGGCAAGGATTGGATGCTGATTACTGGAGAAAAGGATGGAAAGACTAATACAATGACTGCATCTTGGGGTGGCTTAGGTGTTATGTGGAATAAAAATGTGGCATATATAGTTATTCGTCCACAACGCTATACTAAGGAGTTTATAGATAACTCTGACTCATTTTCATTGACCTTCTTTGATGATAGCTTTAGAGAAACACTATCTTATCTGGGAACCAAATCTGGTAGAGATGAGGATAAAATTAAAAAGTCTAATCTTACAGTTGCACATGATAATAATACTCCTTACTTTGAAGAAGCAAATATAGCAATTTTCTGTAAGAAATTATTTGCTCAGGAATATAAACCTGAATCATTCATAAACCAAGAACTTAATGAAAAAATCTATCCTAATTCTGACCATCATACACTCTATATTGGAGAAATAACTAAGATACTTATAAGAGAATGA